The Arachis hypogaea cultivar Tifrunner chromosome 19, arahy.Tifrunner.gnm2.J5K5, whole genome shotgun sequence genome has a window encoding:
- the LOC112777201 gene encoding protein PHR1-LIKE 2 isoform X2, with protein MFSRLIHPRDGGGDGDGVEEMMVQGGGGGEPSLVLTSDPKPRLRWTTDLHERFVDAVTQLGGATKATPKAILRTMNVKGLTLYHLKSHLQKYRLGKQSGKDFDEGCKDASYPLESPSTNNSSPKPSYDANEGQEVKEALRAQMEVQSKLHLLVEAEKHLLICQDAEQTYMVMLERACKMLADQIISNPMVDTGSQRLEGLHVSELPVPSLILLPQGTESCLTSLENLGGLTLEGSPSGARKRILNLDSVVAPLMWNEANMRTQGIHSSQVNPHHEITGYGM; from the exons atgttttcaaggTTGATACATCCCCGCGACGGTGGCGGTGATGGCGACGGAGTGGAAGAGATGATGGTGCAGGGCGGAGGAGGTGGAGAGCCGTCTCTGGTTTTGACCTCTGATCCGAAGCCTCGGCTTCGTTGGACCACGGACCTCCATGAACGCTTCGTTGATGCTGTCACTCAACTCGGCGGTGCCACCA AAGCCACACCAAAAGCGATTTTGCGGACAATGAATGTCAAGGGTTTGACTCTATATCACTTAAAGAGTCATCTGCAG AAATACAGGCTTGGTAAGCAATctggaaaagattttgatgagGGATGCAAAGATG CTTCGTACCCTCTGGAAAGCCCCAGTACAAATAACTCATCTCCTAAGCCGTCTTATGATGCTAATGA GGGCCAAGAAGTAAAGGAAGCATTAAGGGCACAAATGGAAGTGCAAAGTAAACTACATTTGTTAGTGGAG GCAGAGAAGCACTTGCTAATTTGCCAGGATGCTGAACAGACATATATGGTCATGCTTGAGAGAGCTTGCAAGATGTTGGCTGATCAAATTATTAGCAATCCAATGGTCGACACAGGTAGCCAAAGGTTGGAAGGATTGCATGTTTCGGAACTGCCGGTGCCGTCGCTTATTCTGCTGCCCCAGGGAACTGAAAGCTGCCTAACATCACTTGAGAATCTCGGAGGATTGACGCTGGAAGGATCTCCAAGCGGGGCAAGGAAGAGAATtctgaatttagactcagtggtAGCTCCTTTGATGTGGAACGAAGCTAACATGAGAACTCAGGGTATCCATTCAAGTCAAGTGAATCCTCATCACGAAATAACTGGGTATGGTATGTAG
- the LOC112777201 gene encoding protein PHR1-LIKE 2 isoform X1, protein MFSRLIHPRDGGGDGDGVEEMMVQGGGGGEPSLVLTSDPKPRLRWTTDLHERFVDAVTQLGGATKATPKAILRTMNVKGLTLYHLKSHLQKYRLGKQSGKDFDEGCKDASYPLESPSTNNSSPKPSYDANEGQEVKEALRAQMEVQSKLHLLVEVLLQAEKHLLICQDAEQTYMVMLERACKMLADQIISNPMVDTGSQRLEGLHVSELPVPSLILLPQGTESCLTSLENLGGLTLEGSPSGARKRILNLDSVVAPLMWNEANMRTQGIHSSQVNPHHEITGYGM, encoded by the exons atgttttcaaggTTGATACATCCCCGCGACGGTGGCGGTGATGGCGACGGAGTGGAAGAGATGATGGTGCAGGGCGGAGGAGGTGGAGAGCCGTCTCTGGTTTTGACCTCTGATCCGAAGCCTCGGCTTCGTTGGACCACGGACCTCCATGAACGCTTCGTTGATGCTGTCACTCAACTCGGCGGTGCCACCA AAGCCACACCAAAAGCGATTTTGCGGACAATGAATGTCAAGGGTTTGACTCTATATCACTTAAAGAGTCATCTGCAG AAATACAGGCTTGGTAAGCAATctggaaaagattttgatgagGGATGCAAAGATG CTTCGTACCCTCTGGAAAGCCCCAGTACAAATAACTCATCTCCTAAGCCGTCTTATGATGCTAATGA GGGCCAAGAAGTAAAGGAAGCATTAAGGGCACAAATGGAAGTGCAAAGTAAACTACATTTGTTAGTGGAG GTACTGTTGCAGGCAGAGAAGCACTTGCTAATTTGCCAGGATGCTGAACAGACATATATGGTCATGCTTGAGAGAGCTTGCAAGATGTTGGCTGATCAAATTATTAGCAATCCAATGGTCGACACAGGTAGCCAAAGGTTGGAAGGATTGCATGTTTCGGAACTGCCGGTGCCGTCGCTTATTCTGCTGCCCCAGGGAACTGAAAGCTGCCTAACATCACTTGAGAATCTCGGAGGATTGACGCTGGAAGGATCTCCAAGCGGGGCAAGGAAGAGAATtctgaatttagactcagtggtAGCTCCTTTGATGTGGAACGAAGCTAACATGAGAACTCAGGGTATCCATTCAAGTCAAGTGAATCCTCATCACGAAATAACTGGGTATGGTATGTAG